A single window of Gossypium hirsutum isolate 1008001.06 chromosome A10, Gossypium_hirsutum_v2.1, whole genome shotgun sequence DNA harbors:
- the LOC107951517 gene encoding probable sugar phosphate/phosphate translocator At3g11320, whose translation MKTNSRFFTIGLVTSWYSSNIGVLLLNKYLLSNYGFKYPIFLTMCHMTACSLLSYIAIAWMKMVPMQTIRSRVQFLKISALSLVFCVSVVFGNISLRYLPVSFNQAIGATTPFFTAVFAYLMTLKREAWLTYLTLVPVVTGVIIASGGEPSFHLFGFIMCVAATAARALKSVLQGILLSSEGEKLNSMNLLLYMAPIAVVFLLPAALIMEENVVGITIALARDDMKIVWYLIFNSALAYFVNLTNFLVTKHTSALTLQVLGNAKGAVAVVVSILIFRNPVSVTGMLGYTLTVFGVILYSEAKKRNK comes from the exons ATGAAAACCAATTCGAGATTCTTCACGATCGGGCTAGTAACATCCTGGTACTCGTCCAATATTGGAGTGTTGTTATTAAACAAGTATTTACTAAGCAATTATGGCTTCAAATACCCAATTTTCTTAACCATGTGTCACATGACAGCTTGTTCATTGTTAAGCTATATCGCGATTGCATGGATGAAAATGGTACCAATGCAAACGATTCGATCTAGGGTTCAGTTCTTGAAGATCTCGGCTTTGAGTTTAGTCTTTTGTGTGTCGGTGGTGTTTGGGAATATCTCATTGAGGTACTTGCCGGTTAGTTTCAACCAGGCTATCGGTGCTACGACGCCGTTTTTCACCGCGGTCTTTGCTTACTTAATGACTTTGAAAAGGGAGGCTTGGCTTACTTACCTTACACTTGTGCCTGTTGTTACTGGTGTTATCATTGCCAGTGGG GGTGAACCGAGTTTCCATCTATTTGGTTTCATCATGTGCGTTGCAGCTACCGCTGCAAGAGCTCTCAAGTCGGTTTTACAAGGAATTTTACTTTCTTCCGAAGG CGAGAAGCTGAATTCCATGAACCTCCTTCTCTACATGGCACCGATAGCTGTTGTGTTTCTACTTCCGGCAGCGCTCATTATGGAAGAAAACGTGGTCGGTATAACCATTGCCCTTGCTAGAGATGACATGAAGATCGTTTGGTATCTAATATTCAATTCAGCACTCGCTTATTTCGTGAATTTGACCAACTTTTTGGTCACAAAGCACACTAGCGCCCTCACTTTGCAg GTTCTAGGAAATGCAAAAGGAGCAGTAGCTGTGGTggtttctattttaatttttagaaacccAGTTTCCGTCACCGGAATGCTCGGTTATACACTCACAGTCTTTGGGGTTATACTCTACAGTGAAGCTAAGAAACGAAACAAATGA
- the LOC107951526 gene encoding LIM domain-containing protein WLIM2b translates to MSFIGTQQKCKACEKTVYPVELVSVDGVPFHKSCFKCSHCKGTLKWGNYSSMEGVLYCKPHFEQLFKEAGNYNKNFQSPAKSAEKLTQLTRSPSKAAGMFSGTQDKCATCGKTAYPLEKVTVEGQSYHKSCFKCSHGGCPISPSNYAALEGILYCKHHFSQLFKEKGSYNHLIKSASIKRTATSVPEAS, encoded by the exons ATGTCTTTTATTGGTACCCAACAAAAATGCAAGGCTTGCGAAAAGACTGTTTACCCAGTGGAACTTGTATCAGTAGATGGGGTTCCTTTCCATAAATCTTGCTTCAAATGCAGCCATTGCAAAGGGACATTAAAG TGGGgtaattattcatcaatggaaggTGTTCTTTATTGCAAGCCTCATTTCGAGCAGCTATTCAAGGAGGCGGGTAACTACAACAAGAATTTTCAGTCAC CTGCCAAGTCAGCCGAGAAGTTAACTCAACTG ACAAGATCGCCTAGCAAAGCGGCTGGCATGTTTTCCGGGACACAAGACAAATGTGCTACCTGTGGGAAAACTGCTTATCCACTCGAGAAG GTAACAGTGGAAGGTCAATCTTACCACAAATCATGTTTCAAGTGCTCTCATGGTGGTTGCCCTATAAGCCCTTCAAATTATGCAGCACTTGAGGGCATTTTGTATTGTAAGCATCACTTTTCCCAGCTTTTCAAAGAGAAAGGAAGCTACAATCATTTGATCAAGTCCGCATCGATTAAGCGCACAGCCACCTCTGTTCCAGAAGCTTCATAG